TCAACAgagcggtggaggaggcattCGGCAGCTTCCTGAAGGGACGGGAGTGGATGCCGCTGCAGGCGAAGCTCTGCGACGCCGAGACACTTCAGGGTCTTCCGATGCTTCGTCAACTGGACCCTCAACTGATTGATCCAAAGAAATACGACCAAGACTTCCTCCGCCACCAATGCGGCGTCTGCGACTCCAACGGCATCATCGATTCGTTGTACATCGCCATGAAATCCCACACCATTTCCTGGCACACCTTGAGGCATTCCCCCGTCTTCATGGCTGGTCTTGAGTCGTGCTGGGCATACGACGCCCTTCTCGACAGAGACCAATACAACGGCGACATGGCTattgacgacgaggacagACCGGCAGCGGGCgatatcaccaccatcttgccTCCAATCCAACCGTCGCTCAAGAGGCCCCTCACCGAAATGTCGCGGTCAAACAGCTTCAGTGCCGGCGCAGCCGAAGGGGAAGACACGCGAAAGAAGCGAGCATGTCCagtcccgcctcctccaggcCCCATTGTCGAGATCAGGAGGCGCGGTGTTGGAGCAGCGTGACTAGCCAATGGGTTCGACCAGGAGCCACCCATTTTGACGATGCAAGATAATGCGAAACACCAGAGAACAAGAAACGATAAAGTGTGACCATAGCGCTGGGTAATGTTATAGATCAGGTCGGCAGGCAACGGGCGTTTGATGGAGACGGGGCGTACAACGATAAACTGGGGGGATATTTGGAGCACCAAAAGGGGTGCTTTTGTCGACTGGTTtcatgtttttttttttttttttggcatttGGGGGAACCATTTTTACCCCCATACTTTGTTTTTCTCGAATCTCCTGTCAATCATCAAATTCATACGTTGCATTTCTGTTTCTTGTCGGGGGGCGGAGGATTTTTGCTGAGGAATGATCCAAGATGATCAAAGCTATGCTGTTGTCTGTAAGAGAGGAGTTACTGTCATGGGGGAAGGACAGAAGATTATGATGAATGAGCGGTGGGTTTACCTTGGTAGTCCTTGGAAGTTTCCGGTGGTTTTTGGACCTGACTATGTAGGCAATCCCATGGGTACCCCGGACTTGTACTTGACTACTTGTGACTGTGAAGACGCCATATGAGTTGTTGATACCATGTCTAATCCAGGGGTGTGAGAAATATATGACTGCTGAGATGTTTGAGGGGTCAATAATGCATGAATTTGGAACAGCCCATCAGGTCGTAGAACCGAGAAGTGTCCCGCTCCTTCCTCGAATCGCCAGTCGTCATCACCGGTCTTTTCTCTGCCTGTCGAAACAATGGAATTGATTATTGTTTGGGATATCAGCCAATGACGTGCTTTCGAGATTGCTCGGTTTGGTCCTTATAAGCAGGGCCTGCTTTGTACCGTTTTGCAAACAATAGAAGGCCTTTTCAGTTCTCTAGTGTCGATAGGAATCAACATACTCCCAAGCTTTATATTTCTTTTCTCTGTGCCAGGCTGTCTCTCCATTCTTGGTCCGACGTTGAAGTGAGAGCATCAGGTGGGAGATCAGGTGACTTAGGCCCCAAATTTCATCTGCCAAGAAGTGTTGTCAGCAGCCGGCCGCTGTGGCGCCCGAGCCAGGAACCGCCCAGTGCCTAAGGACCCACGTTGTCGGCAGGCGCATCTTCAGGTCCGTCTTGTTATCAATCGCACCCAGCGCACCTCAGCCTGGCGCAACAATTGACAGCCAGCGACTGCCAGCCTTGCATTTTCTCCCAACCTCAGCAACCCATTGTGTCTGGAGACATTGGGCCCTGTTGTCAGCTTTAACAACGACGTACGACCCAATTTCCGACCGAGTCCTCATTTCCAGCCATTGATTCAATTTTAATCTCGGCGCGTCACCTATTTATCACCTTACGACCCGCCGCGACGCCAACATGGATCTCGACATTGAGATGGACGTGGACGACGTCCAGGAGGTCCCACAGCATATCCCAGAGGCGTACACTCATGATATAATCACCGGCGAGGAACAGGTTGGATTACTTCACGTGGCAAATCACCCTTGCCAAGCATCGCTGACAAGTTCTCTGTCTAGGAACCCGGTGAGGTCGACGACATCCCAGACGAGCAAAACGGCAGCTCGGCAGAGAGTGTTCGCGCGCCCAACAAGGTTCACATCCGCGGCCTCGAcaccttcacccccaacGATGTCAAGGGCTACCTTTCCGAGCACTACGGCATGATGGAGTTTGAGCGAGTCGAATGGATCAACGACAGCTCGGCCAATTACATTTTCAAATCCGAGTCGGCCGCGCAAAACGCCCTGCTTTCTCTTGCGGCGGTTGAGATTGCCGACCTGAGTCAGCTTTCGCCGCTTGAGATGCTGCCAGCCAAGAACTTTTCCCAAAAGCCAGAGTCGAACTTGCTGGTCCGGTTTGCGGTGGCGGGGGACAGGAAGGTGCAAGGGGCTGCGGCTTATAGTCGGTTTTATTTGATCAACCCGGAGTATGATCCCGAGGAGAGGCGCCGGAGGGGGGAGTTTAATAGGGGCAAGTATAGGGATCGGGATGACAGGCCtcgcaggaggaggagggagagtcGTTCGGAGGAAAGGAATACGTTTGATGTTAATCTTTATGATGATGATCCGAAGGCGTTGAGTAATCGGGTTACGACGAGTCCTAGGCCACGATACCGGTCGAGATCGGTGAACTCGGCGGATTTTagaagggaaaggagggTTAGGTCCAGGTCGAGGGAGAGGCCGAATCGGAACAAGGAGCTTTTCCCTGAGAGACAGAGGCCGGCGGTTGGGCTGAGGGATAGGTCCGCTTCTCCAGTCAGGGATCGGGATGGGGATGCGCAgatggatttggaggaggatgctcGTGCTGTGGCTGTTCAGCGGAGTAGAGAAAGAGGTCGGGAGCTGAGGGAACGACTGTCTAGGGATACTAAGGCCAAGGAGTTGTTCCCAAGCAAAGTCACGGCAAAGAAGGAGCTGTTTCCAGAGAAGGCTGGGTTGGCGATTGGCAGCAAGGCACAGATGGATCAGGTCACTAACAGCTCAACTATTCTCGCCACCGGTATGTCGCAGCTTACTCTTCACCCCAACAAGCCTCTTTTTTTCTAGTCACAACCCACTTTTCCAACAATTATTCAGCTCACTAACACCATCTTCTACTCAGCATCACTAGCAGACAGGATAACAACTCGACCGACGGCAtcaggaggggaagggggccTGAATATTCGTGGCATGGCTGGGAAGCAAGGGACAGGTCAGGGGATTGCGATCAAGGGGACGGGGGCCAAGGTTAAGGAGTTGTTCCCGGGCAAGTTTGGGAGTGGGGGGAATGCTGGGAAGGAGTTGTTTGcggagaagttggaggggagggggaggaggaggcagagggcGGAAGATTCTTGGAATTGATGGGGGGTGGACATGTATATGCATTGATAAAGGCGTTCAGGAGAGGCTTGATTTGGGGTTATATAGCACTGTTGTAAGGAAATCTAAGGGCATGGAGGTTTCTATCATTGGATATGTGAGTTGTGTGGTGAGTTATGTGGCTGGTGAACGATGTGTGATGCTGTGGAACCGATATCAGAGCGATGATTGATGCATAAGATGGTGTTTAGGGGGGGTATATCTCTACTTGCTTAAGGACATGGAAAGAAGTCGTGGAGGTTTCTTTCAGCTTGAATACGTGAGTTCTATATGCCTTGTGAATGATGGATGCTGGGTGAGTgctggaagaagaaagagcAAGTTGAACAGTTGGTGAAGAAAGCGCCAGccaaccaactccttcaTTTTATGGTATCAGTTGCTCTTTCCATCCAACGGTTTCACTCTTTCCATCTGATATCACCCTATTCGATGATAACAACGACGACTGACTACCCCTCGGCCGGTAGGTGAATTGCTCTTTCCCTGTTTATGTGTACCCTAACGGTTCATCCAATGGCTTTTCTTTGGGGAAGTTACGTCCGTccttctttccttccttcttcctgaGGCATGTGGTTTTGACTTTTGCACATATCTTCAACATCGGCTTTTTCGTTGCAGAAATATGTTCGACCGACATCACTTTTACTTAATTTTGAGGTCACTTGCTCACCTGTTCCGAAAGACGACACGACACAGTTGATATACAATGGCggaaagcaacaacaacaacaacaacaacaacaacaacaacaacaacaacaacatcaacccagcAGCCTGGTTCCGGACATTCGGAAGGTCGAAGAGTTCGCTGCAGACGCCGACCACGACAAGCCCGAGCCGTCCCGCGAgtatcaccaccacgatTGGTCACGATgccccagcaacaccaacacccgaCACCTCCCCCGGCCGCCTCCGTGCCCgtccggctgctgctgtgagacGGGTTTCCTCGCTGTTTagtcttgttggtgggggtggtggtgggagtaTTCTGTCGGGTGGGAGTCCAAAACAAGACAGCTTCCCTGATCATGGTCTTCCGGGGAGGGCGCCGCCTATGGGGGCTTTACCGCTCAGTGGGTttcatgatggtggtggtggtggtgtgggattGCAAGGActgatgggggggttgggggtgggggggaaaaggggggaggaggagagtaTTGTTTGGTCGAGGCCGACTATGATGCAGATGGTGGAGACTTTGAGGGGGGTAATGATGGGGGTTATGAGGATGCCTG
The sequence above is a segment of the Podospora pseudocomata strain CBS 415.72m chromosome 2 map unlocalized CBS415.72m_2, whole genome shotgun sequence genome. Coding sequences within it:
- a CDS encoding uncharacterized protein (EggNog:ENOG503P73E; COG:S), translating into MDLDIEMDVDDVQEVPQHIPEAYTHDIITGEEQEPGEVDDIPDEQNGSSAESVRAPNKVHIRGLDTFTPNDVKGYLSEHYGMMEFERVEWINDSSANYIFKSESAAQNALLSLAAVEIADLSQLSPLEMLPAKNFSQKPESNLLVRFAVAGDRKVQGAAAYSRFYLINPEYDPEERRRRGEFNRGKYRDRDDRPRRRRRESRSEERNTFDVNLYDDDPKALSNRVTTSPRPRYRSRSVNSADFRRERRVRSRSRERPNRNKELFPERQRPAVGLRDRSASPVRDRDGDAQMDLEEDARAVAVQRSRERGRELRERLSRDTKAKELFPSKVTAKKELFPEKAGLAIGSKAQMDQVTNSSTILATASLADRITTRPTASGGEGGLNIRGMAGKQGTGQGIAIKGTGAKVKELFPGKFGSGGNAGKELFAEKLEGRGRRRQRAEDSWN